One genomic region from Desulfobacterales bacterium encodes:
- a CDS encoding IS630 family transposase has translation MYWKQTDKGNSDTFIEFLRQLQKDFPGILIILILDNSSIHKSKKVKKFLEKNELIKIHRLLPYSPEYNPIERFWLWLKKKVYGNSCYNSIKEVIAKLRKIIWNYNNDRLVDSINFNFELYAKIL, from the coding sequence ATATATTGGAAGCAGACAGATAAAGGTAATTCCGATACATTTATTGAATTTTTACGTCAGTTACAGAAAGATTTTCCAGGTATTTTAATAATTTTAATTTTAGATAATAGCAGTATTCATAAAAGTAAAAAAGTGAAAAAATTTTTGGAAAAGAATGAACTGATCAAAATACACAGATTATTGCCATATTCCCCTGAATATAATCCTATTGAACGTTTTTGGCTTTGGCTAAAGAAAAAAGTATACGGTAATAGTTGTTATAACTCTATCAAAGAAGTGATTGCAAAGCTTCGAAAAATAATATGGAATTATAATAATGATAGGTTAGTTGATTCGATAAATTTTAACTTCGAACTTTACGCAAAAATTTTATAA
- a CDS encoding AMP-binding protein, translated as MLNLASNLEYNAIQNPTKTAIIFDKQRFSFAQLDNLANKVANALKNVGINKGDRVSARP; from the coding sequence ATGTTAAATTTAGCAAGTAATCTTGAATACAATGCGATACAAAATCCAACAAAAACGGCTATAATTTTTGATAAACAACGATTCTCGTTTGCGCAGCTTGATAATTTAGCTAATAAAGTCGCAAATGCCTTAAAAAATGTCGGTATCAACAAAGGGGATCGAGTAAGTGCGAGACCATAA